A stretch of the Veillonella parvula DSM 2008 genome encodes the following:
- the dapF gene encoding diaminopimelate epimerase has protein sequence MKLTKMHGLGNDFILFADPQGTSKDYTDLAIRLCDRRTGIGADGLAILVPSETCDVRMRIINSDGSEAEMCGNAIRCFAKYAYEHGETTKETFTIETLAGVMKPTLTIENGIVTQVTVDMGKPFFKAQDIPMNVNMDKVIDVDLDINGETVTVSSVLLGVPHTEVFIDDITKAPVTTQGPILEKHDAFPANTNVNYIEVVNDKHIKVRTWERGAGATLACGTGSCASAIMSFEKGLTGREVDVELYLGTLHISYLEDGTVLMTGPAEEVFETELPID, from the coding sequence ATGAAATTAACAAAAATGCATGGTCTCGGTAATGATTTCATCCTCTTTGCCGACCCACAAGGGACTTCTAAAGACTACACAGACCTCGCCATTCGCCTTTGCGATCGTCGTACGGGTATTGGTGCCGATGGTCTTGCCATCCTAGTACCTTCCGAAACCTGTGATGTGCGCATGCGCATCATCAACTCCGATGGTAGTGAAGCAGAAATGTGCGGTAATGCGATTCGGTGCTTTGCCAAATACGCTTATGAACACGGTGAAACAACGAAGGAGACTTTCACTATCGAAACCTTGGCAGGCGTAATGAAGCCTACCTTGACTATCGAAAACGGAATAGTCACACAAGTTACTGTAGACATGGGCAAACCATTCTTCAAGGCCCAAGACATTCCTATGAATGTAAACATGGATAAGGTTATCGACGTAGACCTCGATATAAACGGTGAGACCGTAACGGTAAGCTCCGTATTGCTCGGCGTGCCTCATACGGAGGTATTCATCGACGACATTACAAAGGCCCCTGTTACAACACAAGGCCCAATCCTTGAAAAACACGATGCCTTCCCTGCTAACACAAATGTAAACTACATTGAAGTAGTAAATGACAAACATATCAAGGTGCGCACTTGGGAGCGCGGCGCTGGTGCTACCTTAGCTTGTGGAACAGGCTCTTGTGCCTCTGCCATTATGTCCTTTGAAAAGGGTTTAACAGGTCGCGAAGTAGATGTGGAACTCTATTTAGGTACATTGCATATTTCATACTTGGAGGATGGCACGGTGCTCATGACAGGCCCGGCTGAGGAAGTCTTCGAAACAGAACTTCCTATCGATTAA
- a CDS encoding metal-sensing transcriptional repressor codes for MKQCMDSENLHRRLRKILGQVQAIDRMIEEDIPCEDVLSQINAAKSALHKVGQVILEGHINHCVRDGIEHGDVEKTISDFTKAVERFANMGK; via the coding sequence ATGAAACAGTGTATGGATTCAGAAAATCTGCATCGTCGATTGCGTAAAATCTTAGGTCAAGTGCAAGCTATTGATCGAATGATTGAAGAAGACATTCCCTGCGAAGATGTGTTGAGCCAAATTAATGCAGCTAAATCTGCACTACATAAAGTAGGACAAGTAATTCTTGAAGGACATATCAACCACTGCGTACGAGATGGTATCGAACATGGTGACGTAGAAAAAACCATTAGCGACTTTACAAAAGCTGTAGAGCGCTTTGCAAATATGGGTAAATAA
- a CDS encoding transglycosylase domain-containing protein, with the protein MKVFRYLRNLVVFVVVMILAMFIYDGYHSFQGTNRESKVHTLVEKQIEQSEDTLSRTDRIIRLFTFRDKVQIALNQRVSKEHWVKGDVIPEYTKNALIAIEDKRYYKHGAIDVLGIIRALYTNTIAGETLEGGSTITQQLVKNLFLSSKRIMSRKVEEAILASEMEHYYSKEEILTMYLNTVYYGHDYYGIYEASYGYFGTSPSRLTLGQSALLAALPNAPSYLDPYTNYEGAKARQKLVLEQMVDQGMITQAEADYAYEQDLELVEE; encoded by the coding sequence ATGAAAGTATTTCGCTACCTTCGAAACCTGGTTGTATTCGTGGTGGTCATGATTTTGGCTATGTTTATCTATGACGGATACCATAGCTTTCAAGGGACAAATCGTGAGAGTAAAGTTCATACACTTGTTGAAAAACAAATAGAACAAAGTGAAGACACGCTCAGTCGTACAGATCGAATTATACGACTGTTTACATTTAGAGATAAAGTACAGATAGCTCTTAATCAACGTGTTTCAAAAGAGCATTGGGTGAAAGGGGATGTTATTCCTGAGTATACAAAAAATGCATTAATTGCTATTGAGGATAAGCGGTATTATAAACATGGAGCTATTGATGTACTCGGTATTATTCGCGCCTTGTACACAAATACCATAGCAGGTGAAACGCTGGAAGGCGGTAGTACTATTACGCAACAACTTGTAAAAAATCTGTTCCTTTCCTCGAAGCGCATCATGAGTCGTAAGGTGGAAGAGGCCATCCTCGCTAGCGAGATGGAACATTACTATTCTAAGGAAGAAATTTTAACTATGTATTTGAATACCGTATATTATGGACATGATTACTACGGTATCTACGAAGCCTCTTATGGCTACTTTGGTACGAGTCCCAGTCGATTAACATTGGGGCAAAGCGCTTTACTCGCAGCATTACCTAATGCACCGTCCTATTTAGATCCTTACACGAACTATGAAGGGGCTAAAGCTCGACAAAAGCTGGTGCTCGAACAAATGGTAGACCAAGGCATGATTACACAAGCAGAAGCAGACTATGCGTATGAACAGGACTTAGAGCTTGTGGAAGAATAA
- the pfkB gene encoding 1-phosphofructokinase: MIYTITFNPALDYIVRLDHLKTGTINRTIQEYVLGGGKGINVSIVLNNLGMDTTALGFIAGFTGEEIVTQLKKFGVKEDFIRLREGLTRINVKVKASDEETEINGRGPIIGADELEALYKQLDALTEKDTLILAGSIPSSLPSDMYELIMDRLQHKNIRIVVDATKDLLTKVLPYKPFLIKPNNHELSEIFGRTLATKDDLVEAAKALQEKGAQHVLISMAGDGAILVAADGTVYTSPAPKGILVNSVGAGDSMVAGFITGYEKTGKLQEALYWGISSGSASAYSENLATLEEVETLLSQIRVK; the protein is encoded by the coding sequence ATGATTTACACTATTACCTTTAACCCAGCTCTCGATTATATTGTGCGCCTTGATCACCTCAAGACGGGTACTATTAATCGTACCATCCAAGAATACGTTCTCGGTGGCGGCAAAGGTATCAACGTATCTATCGTGCTCAATAATCTTGGCATGGATACGACAGCACTCGGCTTCATCGCAGGGTTTACAGGCGAAGAAATCGTAACACAACTCAAGAAATTCGGCGTGAAAGAAGATTTCATCCGACTTCGCGAAGGATTAACCCGCATCAATGTTAAAGTAAAAGCCTCTGATGAGGAAACAGAGATTAACGGCCGCGGCCCAATCATTGGTGCCGACGAATTAGAAGCTCTATACAAACAACTCGATGCGTTGACCGAAAAGGACACCTTAATCCTTGCTGGGAGCATTCCTTCTAGTCTACCAAGCGATATGTACGAACTCATTATGGATCGCTTACAACATAAAAACATCCGCATCGTAGTAGATGCTACAAAAGATCTACTCACAAAAGTCTTGCCTTATAAACCATTCTTAATTAAGCCAAATAATCACGAGCTTAGCGAAATCTTTGGTCGCACTCTCGCTACAAAGGATGACCTTGTAGAAGCTGCCAAAGCATTACAAGAGAAAGGTGCACAACACGTGCTCATCTCCATGGCTGGTGATGGAGCTATCTTGGTCGCTGCTGACGGCACTGTATACACGAGTCCTGCCCCTAAAGGTATACTCGTAAATTCCGTAGGCGCTGGCGATTCCATGGTCGCTGGCTTTATTACGGGCTATGAAAAGACAGGTAAATTACAAGAGGCGCTCTACTGGGGCATCTCCAGTGGATCTGCCTCTGCCTACTCTGAAAACCTCGCAACCCTTGAAGAAGTAGAAACACTACTTTCACAAATACGAGTTAAATAA
- the ptsP gene encoding phosphoenolpyruvate--protein phosphotransferase, with protein sequence MRIQGISGSRGVAVGNVYRYIQEEIVIPDYTVAEDKVEEEISKFATAMASTLKQLDTIRKKALDEMGPEEAAIFEAHMQIAQDPSLSDGIKSLVESSHMNVVAATSQTIESFANIFLGMEDAYMRERGADIKDIGDRLMRNILGMNPRGLSHISGEVILVAHDLAPSDTASLDKNVVKGIVTAAGGPTSHAAIMARTLEIPAVMGVGDIESFADGDKAVVLGTDGIVEINPSDADWTEYTNQALAFQEELKRLRESANLEATTTDGHHVELFGNIGKAKDAKHALTMGAQGIGLYRTEFLYMENDELPAEDVQFEEYKKVAQEMKGQPVIIRTMDIGGDKELKCLDLPSEMNPFLGYRAIRISLNRPDIFKVQLRALLRASAFGDIHIMYPMIASVEEVKQANDMLSECKTELAAEGKDFNKDIKVGIMIEVPAAAVISPILAKYVDFFSIGTNDLCQYTLAVDRMNEAIGSLYQPLHPGVLRLIKHVIDASHEQGKFTGMCGELASDPVATMILLGLGLDEFSMTASSIPLIKNILRSVSKAECEEVANKALTMDTAEEITEYAKSVLAEKGLL encoded by the coding sequence ATGCGAATTCAAGGGATTTCTGGATCTCGTGGCGTTGCAGTAGGCAATGTATATAGATATATTCAAGAGGAAATTGTCATTCCTGATTACACTGTAGCGGAAGACAAGGTAGAAGAAGAAATTAGTAAGTTTGCAACTGCTATGGCATCTACCTTAAAACAATTGGATACTATTCGTAAAAAAGCGTTGGATGAAATGGGACCAGAAGAGGCGGCTATTTTTGAAGCGCACATGCAAATTGCTCAAGACCCATCCTTGTCTGACGGAATTAAATCCCTTGTTGAGTCTAGCCATATGAACGTGGTAGCGGCCACGTCTCAAACAATTGAAAGCTTTGCCAATATCTTCCTTGGTATGGAAGATGCCTACATGCGTGAACGAGGTGCAGATATTAAAGATATCGGCGATCGTTTGATGCGCAATATATTAGGTATGAATCCTCGCGGTTTATCACATATTTCTGGCGAAGTTATCTTGGTGGCTCATGATTTGGCACCATCTGATACGGCCTCCCTCGATAAAAATGTGGTAAAAGGCATTGTCACTGCGGCGGGTGGTCCTACATCTCATGCGGCTATCATGGCTCGTACACTCGAAATTCCCGCTGTTATGGGAGTCGGCGATATTGAAAGTTTCGCTGATGGCGACAAAGCAGTCGTTCTTGGTACCGATGGTATCGTAGAAATCAATCCATCTGATGCGGATTGGACGGAGTATACAAATCAAGCGTTGGCGTTCCAAGAGGAATTAAAACGGTTGCGCGAATCTGCTAATCTTGAAGCTACCACCACTGATGGTCACCATGTAGAGTTATTCGGTAACATCGGGAAGGCAAAGGACGCTAAACATGCGCTCACTATGGGTGCACAAGGTATTGGTTTGTACCGTACAGAATTCCTTTACATGGAAAACGATGAATTACCTGCAGAAGATGTACAATTTGAAGAGTATAAAAAGGTAGCCCAAGAGATGAAAGGGCAACCGGTTATCATCCGTACCATGGATATCGGTGGCGACAAGGAATTAAAATGCCTTGATTTGCCAAGTGAAATGAACCCATTCCTCGGTTATCGTGCCATTCGCATTTCTTTAAATCGTCCAGATATCTTTAAGGTACAATTGCGTGCCTTGTTACGAGCTAGTGCATTTGGTGACATTCACATTATGTATCCTATGATTGCTTCCGTTGAGGAAGTGAAACAAGCGAATGATATGCTTAGTGAATGTAAGACGGAGCTGGCGGCTGAAGGAAAGGATTTTAACAAGGATATCAAGGTTGGCATCATGATCGAAGTACCAGCGGCAGCTGTTATATCTCCAATCCTTGCTAAATATGTAGACTTCTTTAGTATCGGTACGAATGATCTTTGCCAATACACATTGGCAGTAGACCGTATGAACGAAGCAATCGGTAGCTTGTATCAACCATTGCATCCAGGCGTGTTACGTCTTATTAAGCATGTCATTGACGCTAGTCATGAGCAAGGTAAATTTACAGGTATGTGTGGTGAGCTTGCTAGTGATCCTGTGGCGACCATGATTCTATTAGGTCTTGGCCTCGACGAATTCTCCATGACTGCTTCTTCGATTCCTCTTATTAAAAATATCTTGCGTTCTGTTTCCAAAGCAGAATGTGAAGAGGTGGCAAATAAAGCACTTACTATGGACACAGCAGAAGAAATTACAGAATACGCTAAATCTGTATTAGCTGAAAAAGGTTTACTATAA
- a CDS encoding PTS fructose transporter subunit IIABC encodes MQITDLLKPQSILLNADPVTKADAIYTLGELMEKGGNLIDKGEYLTAVFAREESGSTGLGDGIATPHAKSAGVKEAGLAAMVVPNGVDFEALDGQPSRLFFMIAAPEGASDTHVEVLSQLATMVIDPDFKEALIAAPTVERFLELVTAKEQGNFDPSVEGFIKTAEDPKATSITGAIEAKAAEAIEKVAPKISVDNPHYDLLAVTGCPTGIAHTYMAAESLERKAKEMGISLKVEKNGASGVKDALTAEEIAHAKCIIVASDRQVEMARFDGKPMIQTKVANGINKAEELLREAMAGTAPVYHASQSDKNGAVGAFDAADNFGRQIYKHLMNGVSHMLPFVIGGGILIALAFLFDVFDPANPKNFGSGTPLAAFLMQIGGASFGFMLPVLAGYIAMSIADRPGLVAGFVGGLLANQGGSGFLGALIAGFAAGYLVLLVKKLVSGLPQALEGTKPVLFYPVLGVLFIGIAITFIINPPVSALNHWLMDSLQSMGTTSRVLLGLIFGAMMSVDMGGPVNKAAYVIGTGALATGEYGIMAAVMAGGMVPPLAIALCTTFFPSRFTEAERKSGITNYIMGLSFITEGAIPFAAADPVRVLPACIIGAGTAGALSMFFECTLRAPHGGIFVVPTIGNPLLYLASIAIGSIVACFILALVKPSLKNSITK; translated from the coding sequence ATGCAAATCACTGATTTATTAAAACCTCAATCTATTTTGCTGAATGCAGATCCTGTCACAAAGGCTGATGCCATTTACACCTTAGGTGAATTGATGGAAAAAGGCGGCAACCTCATCGATAAAGGTGAGTACTTAACAGCTGTCTTTGCTCGAGAAGAGTCAGGTTCTACGGGTCTCGGTGATGGTATCGCCACACCACATGCTAAATCTGCAGGCGTAAAAGAAGCAGGCCTCGCTGCTATGGTCGTGCCTAACGGTGTGGATTTTGAAGCACTTGATGGTCAACCATCTCGCCTATTCTTTATGATTGCTGCTCCAGAAGGCGCATCTGACACTCATGTAGAGGTATTGAGTCAGTTAGCAACAATGGTGATCGACCCTGATTTCAAAGAAGCTCTTATCGCAGCTCCAACGGTAGAACGTTTCTTGGAACTCGTAACAGCTAAAGAGCAAGGCAACTTTGATCCATCTGTAGAAGGGTTTATCAAAACAGCAGAGGATCCAAAAGCAACAAGTATTACTGGCGCTATCGAAGCAAAGGCTGCAGAAGCAATTGAAAAGGTGGCACCTAAGATTTCTGTAGATAACCCGCATTATGATCTACTAGCCGTTACAGGCTGTCCTACTGGCATCGCACATACCTACATGGCTGCAGAATCTTTAGAACGCAAAGCTAAAGAAATGGGCATCTCCTTAAAAGTAGAAAAAAACGGTGCTTCTGGCGTTAAAGACGCTCTTACAGCAGAAGAAATTGCACATGCTAAATGCATTATCGTAGCTTCCGATCGTCAAGTAGAAATGGCACGCTTTGACGGTAAACCTATGATTCAAACTAAGGTAGCGAATGGTATTAATAAAGCTGAAGAATTATTGCGTGAAGCTATGGCTGGTACAGCACCTGTATATCACGCTTCCCAATCCGACAAAAATGGCGCAGTAGGTGCATTCGATGCGGCAGATAACTTCGGTCGCCAAATCTACAAACATTTGATGAACGGCGTCTCTCACATGTTGCCGTTTGTTATCGGTGGCGGTATCTTGATTGCCCTCGCCTTCTTATTCGACGTATTCGATCCAGCAAATCCTAAAAACTTTGGTTCCGGTACACCTCTTGCGGCTTTCTTAATGCAAATCGGTGGCGCGTCCTTTGGCTTCATGTTACCAGTATTAGCGGGTTACATCGCTATGAGTATTGCGGACCGTCCAGGTCTTGTAGCTGGTTTCGTTGGCGGCTTATTAGCTAACCAAGGCGGCTCTGGTTTCCTAGGTGCATTGATTGCCGGTTTCGCAGCAGGTTATTTGGTATTATTAGTTAAGAAATTAGTATCTGGTTTGCCTCAAGCATTAGAAGGTACAAAACCGGTTCTCTTCTACCCTGTACTTGGCGTATTGTTCATCGGAATCGCTATTACCTTTATCATCAATCCTCCTGTATCCGCACTTAACCACTGGTTAATGGACTCCTTGCAATCCATGGGCACAACTAGCCGCGTATTGTTAGGTCTTATCTTTGGTGCTATGATGTCCGTTGATATGGGTGGTCCTGTAAACAAAGCGGCTTATGTTATCGGTACTGGTGCTCTTGCAACTGGCGAATACGGTATCATGGCTGCTGTAATGGCAGGCGGTATGGTTCCTCCATTGGCAATCGCTCTTTGTACTACATTCTTCCCTAGCCGCTTCACAGAGGCTGAACGCAAATCTGGTATCACAAACTACATCATGGGCCTTTCCTTCATCACAGAAGGGGCTATCCCATTTGCAGCTGCTGATCCAGTTCGCGTATTGCCAGCTTGCATCATCGGTGCTGGTACAGCTGGTGCATTATCCATGTTCTTCGAATGCACACTACGCGCTCCACATGGCGGTATCTTCGTAGTACCAACAATTGGTAATCCACTTCTTTACCTTGCATCCATCGCAATCGGTTCCATTGTGGCTTGCTTCATCTTAGCACTTGTAAAGCCAAGTTTAAAAAATAGTATCACTAAATAG
- a CDS encoding HPr family phosphocarrier protein, which produces MKELTVEITNESGLHARPATAFTQLAAKFASKVTIAANGKTADAKSILTVLTLGATKGTSVILTADGADEDDVLAALGEFLTTNHD; this is translated from the coding sequence ATGAAAGAATTAACAGTAGAAATTACTAACGAATCTGGTTTACATGCTCGTCCTGCTACAGCCTTCACACAATTGGCTGCTAAGTTTGCTTCTAAAGTGACTATTGCTGCCAATGGCAAAACAGCGGATGCTAAGTCTATCTTAACTGTATTGACTTTGGGTGCTACAAAAGGTACATCCGTTATATTGACTGCTGACGGTGCTGACGAAGATGATGTACTCGCTGCATTGGGCGAATTCTTAACAACTAACCACGATTAA
- a CDS encoding Na+/H+ antiporter NhaC family protein, with the protein MKWLQLILNAFLRYQQGRTLMPRNIESLLGLLASILVILIAVANSIAIGYALIVVWSIMAYVFYRKGYALKELLNLSWTGAKTSIVVMQIFLLIGWLIAMWQAAGVIPMIITTGIDLIDPSIFIVCAFLITAAVSMLLGTALGTVGTIGIVLIMMARAGSIPENIVAGAIIAGAYFGDRNGPLSSSASLVAALTHTKVSTNIPIMFKDGIPALIISTVLYLLLSQWYPLNYENSLLSDTIHFIFNIDWTLWIPVIIVIGLLPLKVSIRWPIGLSALAAAILAYTNQGATISELGWYTLTGFELPHYNPLADIIHGGGLQTMFIPTLSIFMATAISGMLEGVGFWNDVRQLLERAKTRSDVFAANIGLAFLTGAVGCSQAIAVVMTHSIMRITYAQRGIQDEDVMLDFENSGILIAPLQPWNIAAYVPVVMMGTSSAGYVPFAFFLYLVPLIYWLRLRKQDQPIIR; encoded by the coding sequence ATGAAGTGGTTACAGCTTATATTAAATGCGTTCCTAAGGTACCAACAGGGTCGCACCCTCATGCCACGGAATATAGAGTCCCTTTTGGGACTACTTGCATCCATTCTCGTCATCCTCATCGCCGTAGCCAATAGCATCGCTATTGGTTATGCCTTGATTGTCGTATGGAGCATCATGGCCTACGTGTTCTATCGCAAAGGATATGCACTAAAAGAATTATTAAACCTATCTTGGACAGGTGCGAAAACATCTATCGTAGTGATGCAAATCTTCCTTCTTATCGGTTGGCTCATCGCCATGTGGCAAGCAGCAGGCGTTATCCCTATGATCATCACCACAGGTATCGATTTGATTGATCCGTCTATCTTTATCGTCTGTGCCTTTTTAATAACAGCTGCCGTGAGCATGCTGTTAGGCACCGCACTAGGCACTGTAGGCACGATAGGCATCGTACTCATCATGATGGCAAGAGCTGGAAGTATTCCAGAAAATATCGTAGCTGGTGCCATTATTGCAGGTGCTTACTTTGGTGATCGAAACGGTCCACTATCCTCTAGTGCGTCTCTTGTAGCAGCCTTAACCCATACAAAGGTATCGACGAATATTCCCATCATGTTTAAAGATGGTATTCCAGCACTCATCATCTCTACAGTGCTGTATCTATTACTATCTCAGTGGTACCCACTCAATTACGAAAATAGTTTACTATCCGATACAATTCACTTTATTTTCAACATCGATTGGACATTATGGATTCCAGTCATCATCGTCATTGGTCTACTGCCTTTGAAAGTATCTATCCGTTGGCCTATCGGACTCAGTGCATTAGCAGCGGCAATTCTAGCTTATACAAATCAAGGAGCCACCATTTCTGAGTTGGGATGGTATACCTTAACGGGCTTTGAACTACCGCACTACAATCCACTAGCTGATATCATTCATGGCGGCGGTCTACAAACGATGTTTATCCCTACCCTTTCGATTTTCATGGCTACTGCCATTTCAGGCATGCTTGAAGGGGTTGGCTTCTGGAACGATGTGAGACAGCTATTAGAACGTGCTAAAACTAGAAGTGATGTATTTGCAGCCAACATAGGCCTTGCCTTTTTAACAGGTGCGGTTGGATGCAGCCAAGCTATTGCGGTAGTTATGACGCACTCTATTATGCGTATTACCTACGCTCAACGGGGTATTCAAGACGAAGATGTGATGCTAGACTTTGAAAATAGCGGCATCCTCATTGCTCCATTGCAACCGTGGAATATCGCTGCCTACGTGCCCGTTGTCATGATGGGTACAAGTTCCGCAGGTTACGTACCATTTGCCTTCTTCCTATATCTAGTACCACTCATCTATTGGTTACGCTTACGGAAGCAAGATCAACCGATCATACGCTAA